In Bacteroides cellulosilyticus, the genomic stretch TAGCTTCCCGAGCTGCTTCCAAAGAGTTGGTCTGAGCTTTTTTCTCTGCTTTCTCAGGTTCTGCCTGTTGTTGAGGTTCATTCACGGGAGTCTTTGCCTCCGGCTGAGCTTTAGGTTGAGGTTGTTCTTCTGCTTTAGGTTGCTCTTCTACTTTAGGTTGCTTTTGCTGCTCTACAGCTTTAACCGGAGTTTCCTCAGGAGTGACAACAGGCGCCACAGTCGTGGTATCCTGCACCACAGTAATAGTGTCAGCAACAACAACCGGAGGTACAACAACTGGCTTAGGTTTGGATGCAAACACAAAATACAAGCAGATCAAAACCAAGATCAGAAGCACACAGCCACCTATTATATAAAGAGATTTTCCGGATTTCTTTTGAATAGCAGGGGCCTCTTCTTTTCTTTCCGGATCCGGCTGCTTCACTTCAGGCTCTGGCGATTTTACCTCCGGTTGAGTTGATTCAACAACAACGGGATCACTTTGCTTTATTTCCGGTTCAGCCTGTACTACTTCCGGTTCAACCTGTTTTACGTCTGCTTCTGCAAGTTCTGGTTTATCCTCAATAGGTTCTGATTTTACTTCAGTAGGTTCGGAAACAACTTCAGCAGGTTCACTCTCTACCGATTCTATTTCCGGTTCTACTTGTTCGATCTCCGGTTCCGTTTGTTCTATTGCCGGTTCAACCAATTCATCCGCAATCTCAGTATTTTTCTCTTCTATCTCTTCTTCCTGAATATCCACTGATTCCACAACCGGAACACTTTCTTCAAGCACTACCTCCTCTATCCCTTCAAGAACTTCTTCCGGTTTTTCCTCAATAGCCTCCACTTCCTCTGCCTCTGGTTGACCTTCCTCAATCAATGATATTTCCGCTGGAATATCCAGTACAATAGGCTCTTGCCCTGACTTTCTATAAAATGCATCTAAGACACCCCGAATAATACTAAAGTAATAAACTTCCTCCTTAAACAGTGATGGAAAATTCAAATACAACTGTTCAGCCATCTTCCAATACAGTTCTTTATCGGAAGTATTGTTACAAGCATCAAACAAACCATTCGCTTCCTTCAGTAAAGGTAAGAACCGTAAATTGATTCGAAGCACTTTCAATCTAAGTACATTCAGGAAATTCGCCTCACATAAGTCAGCATATTCATTCAGGTACTTCACCAATTTAGGAACCTTTTCTGCATAAGGTTTTATTTGAGTACGCAACTTGTTAATGGCCTGTTGACACGCCTCACTATCTGCCTGAGGCTTCTTGAAGTTTTCAGCAAGTACAGCCAGTTCCGGAGCTATTTTCTTTAGAATAACATGTTCCGCATTCTTCTGAAGGGCAGACCGCAAAAGCTGAAAGCGTTCTGCATCTTTCAAGTTTAAAACAAACTTCTGAGGGAGCAGATCTTTCCTGATTGCCTCCAGCATAGCCACCAATGAAACATTATCCATTTCCAAAGCAGCAGCAATGCTTTCGCACTCTTTTAAAGTAAACTTTCCACTCTTTTCAATAATAACCCGACGGATTTTAGTTATCTCATCCAACAAATATGTTCTATCCATAATACCAAATTCATAAAAAGTCTCTAAAAATACATATTATTTTCACCAAAACAACTCTTTTCACGACTTTTTCACTCGTATATGCCTATTTATCACGGTTTTCCGTGACAAACTATATTTTACTTTGGAAAAATTAATAGAATCTGAGAGAACATTTACAAGATACCAAACGTTATATTAACAAAACCATAATTCAAGACAAATTATGAATACGTTATTAACATCTTTAATGCTTATAATTATGACTCACGAAATGCCGAAACTTCCGTATGCAAATAATGCATTGGAACCTGTAATCAGTCAGCAAACCATAGATTTTCACTATGGTAAACACTTACAGACATACGTAAATAACCTCAACAACCTGGTACCGGGTACAGAGTATGAAAACAAAGATCTAGTGACTATAGTAGCCACTGCACCGGATGGAGCAATTTTCAATAATGCCGGACAAGTATTAAATCATACCCTCTACTTCCTGCAATTTTCACCGAAACCCGCTCAAAGCGAACCTACTGGAAAATTAGCAGAAGCCATCAAACGCGACTTTGGAAGCTTTGATAACTTCAAGAAAGAATTCACAGCTGCAGCTGTAGGATTGTTCGGATCAGGTTGGGCTTGGTTATCAGTAGATAAAAATGGTAAATTACATATTACCAAAGAAGCCAATGGCAGTAACCCTGTACGTTCAGGATTTACCCCCTTGTTAGGCTTTGATGTTTGGGAACACTCCTACTATCTCGATTACCAAAATCGCCGTGCCGATCATGTAAATGCTCTTTGGGGTATCATTGATTGGAATGTAGTAGGCAGCCGGATGAAATAACAACAACATCATAAACTCTTTTTCAAAAAAACGCACCTGCGGGAATTATCAGTCCCCAAGGTGCGTTTTGCATATCCTATCTAACATATTTTAAAGAAAAACGTTGGCTACTGAAAGCTTTTATCATTAACTTTGCTAACATAAACGTTTATCAAAAGAAATGAAGCTCATTGTAGTCACAGCACCCACATTTTTTGTGGAAGAAGACAAGATTATCACGGCACTCTTTGAAGAGGGGTTGGATATTCTACATCTGCGAAAACCGGAAACACCTGCAATGTATTCCGAGCGACTTTTAACGTTGATACCAGAAAAATATCACAGGCGTATCGTCACTCATGAGCACTTTTATCTAAAAGAAGAATTCGACCTCATGGGCATTCACTTAAATACGCGCAATCCGCATGAACCGCATGACTATTCAGGGCATGTCAGTTATACCTGCCATTCTGTAGAAGAAGTAAAAAGTAAAAAGCATTTTTACGACTATATATTCATGAGTCCCGTTTATGACTGCATATCCAAGGAAGGAATTCTTTCCGGCTACACACCCGAAGAATTGCGTGCGGCAGGAAAAGAAAGAATCATTGATACTAAAGTCATGGCTTTAGGCGGAATTACTCCCGACAATATTCTGGAAATAAAAGATTTTGGATTCGGAGGTGCGGTAGTACTCGGTGATTTATGGAATAAATTTAATGTCTGTACAGACCGGGATTATCTGGGCGTTATCCGCCACTTTAAGAAACTAAAAGAAATGGCAGATTAAAAAGTTAAAAAGCATCCATATTAAAATTTCCCATATTCCTTATACTCTGCACTGGCAGGTAAAGTAAAGTAGAAAGTAGATCCTTCTCCTTTTTTCGACTCTACACCAATGCCACCACCATAGTGCTCTACAATGGATTTTGTGATGGAAAGACCTAAACCTGTACCACGAATATTATAGTTCATCTTCACAAAGCGCTCAAAAATAGCACGGCGGCTTTCTTCATCAATACCGCAACCTGTATCAGCTACGTAAAAGTAAAAACTATCATTACTCAGACGGCGGTATCCAATTCTGACACTACCTTGTTCTGTAAATTTCAATGCATTCTTTACCAGATTATTAATCACCTGCGCAAAACGTACCCGGTCAATCATTAAACGACATTGAGGCAGTTTCTCTACAAACTCGATCTGAATACCCGATGGCCGGGGATGTGCATTTTCCGCAGCACATATTTCCTGAATCAATGTATTCACATCCACATCTCCATCTTTATATTCCATTGTATTGGCCTCTATTTTCGAGAAGTCCAATAAATCATTGATCATCTGAACCAGGAAGTTTTTATTATCATTGATTTCTTTTAGAAAAATCATCCGTTCTTCCCTGCTTAAATTATCTGTTTCGGCAAGCACATTTGTAAACCCAACGATAGCATTGAGCGGCGTACGTATTTCATGCGTCATATTGGCAATAAAAGCATTCTTCAACTGATTGCTTTCCTCAGCCACTTCATTTAATTGCTGCAATGTTTTCAAA encodes the following:
- a CDS encoding tetratricopeptide repeat protein, with translation MDRTYLLDEITKIRRVIIEKSGKFTLKECESIAAALEMDNVSLVAMLEAIRKDLLPQKFVLNLKDAERFQLLRSALQKNAEHVILKKIAPELAVLAENFKKPQADSEACQQAINKLRTQIKPYAEKVPKLVKYLNEYADLCEANFLNVLRLKVLRINLRFLPLLKEANGLFDACNNTSDKELYWKMAEQLYLNFPSLFKEEVYYFSIIRGVLDAFYRKSGQEPIVLDIPAEISLIEEGQPEAEEVEAIEEKPEEVLEGIEEVVLEESVPVVESVDIQEEEIEEKNTEIADELVEPAIEQTEPEIEQVEPEIESVESEPAEVVSEPTEVKSEPIEDKPELAEADVKQVEPEVVQAEPEIKQSDPVVVESTQPEVKSPEPEVKQPDPERKEEAPAIQKKSGKSLYIIGGCVLLILVLICLYFVFASKPKPVVVPPVVVADTITVVQDTTTVAPVVTPEETPVKAVEQQKQPKVEEQPKAEEQPQPKAQPEAKTPVNEPQQQAEPEKAEKKAQTNSLEAAREATQNGDYKKAFDIYKSLANAGNAEAQYCLGLMYETGKGVGIDIFEAVMWYRKSKAKGFALAERKLLELGYN
- a CDS encoding superoxide dismutase, whose translation is MNTLLTSLMLIIMTHEMPKLPYANNALEPVISQQTIDFHYGKHLQTYVNNLNNLVPGTEYENKDLVTIVATAPDGAIFNNAGQVLNHTLYFLQFSPKPAQSEPTGKLAEAIKRDFGSFDNFKKEFTAAAVGLFGSGWAWLSVDKNGKLHITKEANGSNPVRSGFTPLLGFDVWEHSYYLDYQNRRADHVNALWGIIDWNVVGSRMK
- a CDS encoding thiamine phosphate synthase; its protein translation is MKLIVVTAPTFFVEEDKIITALFEEGLDILHLRKPETPAMYSERLLTLIPEKYHRRIVTHEHFYLKEEFDLMGIHLNTRNPHEPHDYSGHVSYTCHSVEEVKSKKHFYDYIFMSPVYDCISKEGILSGYTPEELRAAGKERIIDTKVMALGGITPDNILEIKDFGFGGAVVLGDLWNKFNVCTDRDYLGVIRHFKKLKEMAD
- a CDS encoding sensor histidine kinase, giving the protein MNLDFSALYVLWATDFFQKNEILLLCFGVIILLLLVIMIVVSINKTRRLKTLQQLNEVAEESNQLKNAFIANMTHEIRTPLNAIVGFTNVLAETDNLSREERMIFLKEINDNKNFLVQMINDLLDFSKIEANTMEYKDGDVDVNTLIQEICAAENAHPRPSGIQIEFVEKLPQCRLMIDRVRFAQVINNLVKNALKFTEQGSVRIGYRRLSNDSFYFYVADTGCGIDEESRRAIFERFVKMNYNIRGTGLGLSITKSIVEHYGGGIGVESKKGEGSTFYFTLPASAEYKEYGKF